Part of the Usitatibacter palustris genome, GAAGATGAAGCAGGGCGACGAAGAAGCCTTCGTGGCCCTCTACCGCCAGCACAAGGACGCGGTCTACCGGTTCGCCCTGCTGCTCACGGGCTCGCATCACCTCGCGTCCGACGTGACGCAGGAAACCTTCATGCATTTCCTCTCGCGTCCGGGCCAGTACGATCCGGGGCGCGGGACCATCGCCGCGTGGCTGTGCGGCGTGGCGCGCAACATGGCGCGCAAGGACGCGCGCAGCCGCGAGGATGCGACCGATCCCGAAGAGCTCGAGGGCGAAGGCTACGCGGCGCACCTGCTCGCCGACAACGTGACGCCGCTCGATCGCATCCTCAAGGATGAAACCGCGGAGCTCGTGCGGCGCGCCGTCGCCGCCATCGCGCCGCACTACCGCGACGTGCTGATCCTGTGCGAGCTCTCCGAGCTCAGCTACGCGGAAGCCGCGCAAGTCTGTGGCATCGACATCGGCACCGTGCGCTCGCGGCTTTCGCGGGC contains:
- a CDS encoding RNA polymerase sigma factor, coding for MQPELTLLAKMKQGDEEAFVALYRQHKDAVYRFALLLTGSHHLASDVTQETFMHFLSRPGQYDPGRGTIAAWLCGVARNMARKDARSREDATDPEELEGEGYAAHLLADNVTPLDRILKDETAELVRRAVAAIAPHYRDVLILCELSELSYAEAAQVCGIDIGTVRSRLSRARAQLADRLGRLGVLTTSAPAKEAVQ